TTCATTGTTCCGACGATCAAGGTCAAGTGCAGCGTGTTCATAACAAGCCCAAAAAAGACCAGGGGCACGTAGTAGGCCCAGCCGAGATCGCTCCACCACAGGTGGCACACAAGCTTCAGGTAGAAGTCGAGAAGGCGCTggtaaacataaaaattcCACATGAGAATCAGGGCCACCAGCATGCCAAAGTTACGGATCTGATGGGTGAGTGGGTTAATGAGGTCACCGGACAGAAAGATCCTCACCTGGAAGAGGGCCGGCAGAAGAAGCAGGAAGTTCACGTGCAGGTTCACGTTCCACAGGACGTCGTGGAACTCTACCCCATCACTCGGGGGGTCCCCTGGCTGAAGACCAAAGACTCTGCCGATTAGGGGGATTCGGGGCCAACTTGCGTTTGTTGATGGAACTGGACGAAAGGTAATAGTGAAAGCAGTATGATCTTGACACAGGGCTTACCATTGATAATGCGTTGGACTTTCCTGGCTATGTATACCACCAGACAGTTGTAAAGGAACAAGTTGAGAGCTGGAACACAAACCATCatgtgaaaaaaatatacgTTGCTTTGTCCGATTCTGACGGGTTCAATAAGGCTACTCACTGAGTCGGCCTGGGATCTTACCGTATTGGTGACATAAAAGGAGAAAAGCACTAGCCATAGGAATCTTACAATACTTCCAAACTCAGTGCGAATCGCTCTTTTAGGCATATACTGTTGGCATGGATTTGAATTTCCAagtaatttccatttttttattctctCTTACAGGTAAGTGGCACCTATCCCCTTGGGTGAGTACAATCGCGTTTATGTGCATTATCCCGGGCACTAGGgcgaatttaaataaa
This window of the Drosophila biarmipes strain raj3 chromosome 3L, RU_DBia_V1.1, whole genome shotgun sequence genome carries:
- the LOC108030779 gene encoding uncharacterized protein LOC108030779 isoform X1, producing MMVCVPALNLFLYNCLVVYIARKVQRIINVPSTNASWPRIPLIGRVFGLQPGDPPSDGVEFHDVLWNVNLHVNFLLLLPALFQIRNFGMLVALILMWNFYVYQRLLDFYLKLVCHLWWSDLGWAYYVPLVFFGLVMNTLHLTLIVGTMKLQTKGPEDPHAHSESEIQSLSLAQQEMVGSVAMGDVPER
- the LOC108030779 gene encoding uncharacterized protein LOC108030779 isoform X2, producing the protein MMVCVPALNLFLYNCLVVYIARKVQRIINVPSTNASWPRIPLIGRVFGLQPGDPPSDGVEFHDVLWNVNLHVNFLLLLPALFQRLLDFYLKLVCHLWWSDLGWAYYVPLVFFGLVMNTLHLTLIVGTMKLQTKGPEDPHAHSESEIQSLSLAQQEMVGSVAMGDVPER